A single Ignavibacteriales bacterium DNA region contains:
- a CDS encoding CHAT domain-containing protein, producing the protein MKLALISKFILIIILPLVLFFSGCSGASGTGPGGSSEEIEKALVFIGKGEYQPAETALKQALRFAEAEGNELNFVRGNKYLGNVYAAYNLPDEAHRYYDIASSRADAYIQQAQSRNDTSLFRFKVEQANILNNQAILYQSQFEYDKSIYTLEKVLSIDRELGNKEGEYLTLGNLGRAYRDEAAVVLGRETVKGKQQIEKSIELFDQALALRYNGSDLANKARSLELLNNNAAALEAYSLAVSQFRKEGNSQWVSIITGNIGKILIDQAEAESDPVKKRSLYISAKDSLNYCLQGIEAVRGNIGKDAARSTFFDDKIYYYENLMKAQLRLGEKEELFSTIERAKARSLLDLLYTKDFSSSKQYSDEVKDLIKKEKELSNLISKVQDDPDSSDALKSYSSQYDNVIRLLAEKEPEFASLKQVAPASLQRIRELLPETAMMLEYFTGKNFSVVMLITKNDLRVRELNFGSYAIEDTIHSLRESFVQFNTDAGKFKRTVMDREREKGNRNWVGIWQEEWKNTVTSDDWQWRLLNLHGLLIGKEFADILKDAGKVYIVPHGILHHLPFGALITAPQNLDFSKTKHLVRPKFWLEEKSLVFLPSASVLEFIVKKQSDNFSNALIIGNPVYPSPTWAKLPGAEEEAKTISDEFAEKTLLVQQEATETFVKENISKFNVVHFATHGEFDANALESKVLFTATQQDDGYLTAHEIFDLDLNASLVVLSACQSGQVGGYVRDRESAGDDLVGLTRSFLFAGAPRIIATLWFVDDKSTSSVMKKFYENLLRSGQPVHEALRQAQLEVLNSDENIDWVHPFYWAPYFLTGMH; encoded by the coding sequence ATGAAATTAGCGTTAATCAGCAAATTTATTCTGATAATAATTCTTCCACTGGTACTCTTTTTTTCCGGCTGCTCAGGGGCTTCTGGAACCGGTCCGGGGGGGAGTTCTGAGGAGATTGAGAAAGCATTGGTATTCATCGGCAAGGGTGAGTACCAGCCCGCTGAAACTGCTCTGAAGCAGGCACTCAGATTTGCCGAAGCGGAAGGGAATGAGCTGAATTTTGTCAGGGGGAATAAATACCTTGGTAATGTGTATGCAGCCTATAATCTGCCGGATGAGGCACACCGGTATTATGATATTGCATCATCAAGAGCGGATGCCTATATCCAGCAAGCCCAAAGCCGCAACGACACCTCACTCTTCAGATTTAAGGTGGAACAGGCAAACATCCTTAACAATCAGGCAATACTTTATCAGTCACAGTTTGAATATGATAAATCAATTTACACTTTGGAAAAAGTACTTAGCATTGACAGGGAACTGGGGAACAAAGAGGGGGAATACCTTACCCTTGGTAATCTTGGCAGAGCATACAGAGATGAAGCTGCAGTGGTGCTTGGCAGGGAAACGGTAAAGGGAAAGCAGCAGATTGAAAAATCTATTGAACTTTTTGATCAGGCGCTGGCATTAAGGTATAACGGGTCTGATCTTGCAAATAAAGCCCGCTCACTTGAACTGCTGAATAATAATGCTGCTGCTTTGGAAGCCTATTCACTTGCTGTCAGTCAGTTCAGAAAAGAGGGAAACAGTCAGTGGGTATCCATCATTACCGGGAACATTGGCAAAATACTGATTGATCAGGCCGAGGCAGAAAGTGATCCTGTTAAGAAACGCTCCCTGTATATATCCGCAAAGGATTCGCTGAATTACTGCCTCCAGGGTATTGAGGCGGTCAGAGGGAATATCGGAAAAGATGCCGCAAGATCAACATTTTTTGACGATAAGATTTACTATTACGAAAACCTGATGAAAGCGCAGCTCCGGCTTGGTGAAAAGGAGGAGCTCTTTTCCACAATTGAACGGGCAAAGGCGCGCTCCCTGCTTGACCTTTTATATACCAAGGATTTTTCTTCCTCGAAGCAGTATTCAGACGAAGTAAAAGACCTGATTAAAAAAGAAAAAGAACTTTCGAATCTTATATCAAAGGTACAGGATGATCCGGACAGTTCTGATGCACTGAAAAGCTATTCATCGCAGTATGATAACGTGATCAGACTGCTCGCTGAAAAAGAACCGGAATTTGCTTCACTCAAACAGGTGGCTCCGGCATCCCTGCAGCGGATACGGGAACTTCTCCCGGAGACTGCCATGATGCTTGAATACTTTACCGGAAAGAACTTTTCCGTTGTGATGCTCATAACCAAAAATGATCTCAGGGTGAGAGAACTGAATTTCGGGAGCTATGCAATTGAGGATACCATTCATTCGCTCCGTGAATCATTCGTACAGTTTAATACTGATGCCGGAAAATTTAAAAGAACGGTTATGGACAGGGAGAGGGAAAAAGGTAACCGCAACTGGGTTGGTATCTGGCAGGAAGAGTGGAAAAACACGGTAACAAGCGATGACTGGCAATGGCGCCTCCTTAACCTTCACGGCTTGCTGATAGGAAAAGAATTTGCTGATATACTTAAAGATGCGGGGAAAGTGTATATTGTGCCTCATGGTATTCTGCATCATTTACCGTTCGGAGCCTTAATAACGGCACCCCAGAATCTTGATTTCAGTAAAACCAAGCATCTGGTGCGTCCAAAATTCTGGCTTGAGGAAAAATCTCTGGTTTTTCTCCCCTCGGCAAGTGTGCTGGAGTTTATCGTAAAAAAACAGTCTGATAATTTTTCGAATGCTCTTATAATCGGTAATCCGGTATATCCCTCCCCGACTTGGGCAAAGCTGCCGGGAGCTGAAGAGGAGGCAAAAACCATCTCTGATGAATTTGCTGAAAAGACACTCCTGGTTCAGCAGGAAGCAACGGAAACTTTTGTAAAGGAAAATATCAGTAAATTTAATGTTGTTCATTTTGCCACCCACGGCGAGTTTGACGCAAATGCACTTGAATCCAAGGTTTTATTTACGGCGACACAGCAGGATGATGGATATCTAACCGCGCATGAGATCTTTGACCTTGATCTGAATGCCAGTCTGGTTGTGCTGAGCGCTTGTCAGTCAGGGCAGGTTGGAGGCTATGTGAGAGACAGGGAGTCTGCCGGAGACGATCTGGTGGGCCTGACACGGTCGTTCCTTTTTGCTGGAGCGCCCAGAATTATAGCAACCCTCTGGTTCGTGGATGATAAATCCACCTCCTCGGTCATGAAAAAGTTTTATGAGAATCTGCTCAGGAGCGGCCAGCCGGTGCATGAAGCGCTCCGGCAGGCACAGCTGGAGGTGCTTAACAGTGATGAAAATATAGACTGGGTGCACCCATTTTACTGGGCGCCCTATTTTTTAACCGGAATGCATTGA